Below is a window of Humulus lupulus chromosome 9, drHumLupu1.1, whole genome shotgun sequence DNA.
AGTAGTAACCTTTGAATATGTACAAAAATATGTGcaccacatatatatacatacatatatttatatgtttctaTATAATGACAATAGTTCTTTCAATTCaatattgtttttaaaaaaaaaaagaaagaattaatAATAAAGATGTATTCATGAATCCTTGTCAGATAGATCAAATCCCATATTACTAAATTGAACCTCCCAAAAAAATGCAACGTCCATGAGAGGTGCTCGTCTAGCAGCAACTTCCATGATTCTTAGTTTAGCTGCCCCAAGTAGCTGAACCATAACAATTTTCATTGTTTTCCTCATCCTTTTTAGCCTCTCCATTTTCATTTCACTTCCCCCAAATCAATCTCccactctctcttctttcttATTTTCCTATTTCATTTATAATAATCTACAAAAGAGAAAATTCTTTAATATTTACCATCCTTTCTTATTCTTTTTCTTGCTCTTGTTCTCCTCTGTGTTCTTTCTAGAATTTGGGTTCATCATCAGCTCTACCAAATACAACAAGGGACCCGATTTTGTTGGTTCATGGATCATCATTGGATAAATATACCAAATAAACTTTTAGCAGAATATGCTGCTGGAATGAATGAATTCATTAGTGTTGCAAGACACTCCATGGACTCCAATGGGATGGTTGTATGCCCTTGTTGTCAATGCGTGAATAAGAAATCACAATACATGCATGTGATAAAGTTGCACTTGATCACTCATGGATTTCTTAGTACTTACACAATGTGGTATCACCATGGTGAGTAAGTAGAGGAAGTAGAAGATGATGGATTATTTGATACCGAGGATAATGTTGAAGATTCGGATCAGAGTGATGATTTGGCGGCAGGTCTTCATGAAGCTATTGGTAGTAAGTATTTTGACATTGGTCCAACTAGTGACTTCAATGATGAATCTCCACTTAATGTGGATGACAAGTATGATGCATTGTTTGAGTCACTTCATAAGCCTTTGTACAATAATTGTAAAGGTTTCTCTGTCTTAAGCGCGACGGTGAAGTTGATGAATCTCAAAGTGCTTAACAAATGGACAGATAAATCATTCGATGGTCTTTTGGAGTGTTTGAGAGAGATATTGCTCGAGGGTAATCAGTGCCCAGGGAATTATTACCAGACGAGGAAGTTTCTTTGTGAGGTGGGCTTAGGCTATGAGCAAATTGATGTTTGTCAATACGATTGTGCATTGTTTTATGGTAAGAATGCAAATGCAGTGTCATGTCCTGTATGCAAGTCTAGTCGTTATGTACGAAATCAAATCCCACATAAACGACTTAGATGGTTCCCAATCAAGGCACGGCTTAAGAGAATGTTTAGTTTGAAGCACACTTCTAAAGATATGCGATGGCATAAATAGGTACGAAAAAATGAAGTTAGGATTTTACGTCATCCTGCTGATGGGGATGCTTGGAAGCATTTCGACAATGTGTATCCTGACTTTGCAGCTGATTCTAGGAGTGTACGAATGGGGTTGGCGTCAGATGGGTTTAACCCTTTCTCTAATATGACATCAACCTATAGTTTGTGGCCAGTGATATTAATTTCGTACAATATGCCACCTTGGGCTTCTCCTAATGGAACAAACTATCTCATGTCTTTGTTAATTCCAAGTCCTAAATCTCTTGGAAAAGATTATGATGTGTTCTTGATGCCATTAATTGAAGAGCTTAAAGAGTTATGGGATGGAGTCAATGCATATGATTTGTATGGTCAATGCATGTTTAAACTTCGAGTTGCAGTCTTGTGGACAATTAGTGATTTTCCTGCTTATGCATACTTGTCTGGGTGGAGCACTGCTGGTAAATTAGCATGTCCTGTTTGTCTTGAAGATACAAGATCTAGAAGAATAACTGACAAACAATGTTTCATGGGACATCGATGTTATTTGAAAATAAACCATTCTTGGAGAAAAAGTAAAGAATATGATGGATCTACTGAATTACGTGGCCCTCCTAGAACTTTTACTGGTGACGACATTTTAAAGCAATTGGATGAAATTCCTATTCATACCCCTGGTAAAGCACAAAGTAATTCTTCTAGAAAACGTAAGCGTGGAGAGAAAGAGCTGAATTGGTGTAAAAGAAGTGTTTTGTTTGAATTGCCATACTGGTCAAAGCTCTTGTTGCGTCACAATCTTGATGTGATGcatatagagaaaaatgtatgtgataacATTATTGGAACACTTTTAGACATTGAAGGTAAATCGAAAGACACTTTAAAAGCTCGTAAGGATTTACAAAATCTTAATATTCGTGAAGAGCTTTGGCTAAAGAAGGACCTATCTAATAACAAGCTTGAAAAACCTTATGCTAGTTACACTTTGACGAGAGAAGAATGCAAAGATTTTTGTAAATTCATTCAAAGTGTTAGATTACCGGATGGATATGCTTCGAATATTAGTCGATGTGTAACAGATAATGACAAACTAGGAGGAATGAAAACTCATGATTGTCATGTTTTACTTCATAAGATATTACCAGCTGCATTGCTTCCTTTTCTGACAGACAACATTCGTGGTACTTTGATTGAACTCTGCCAATTCTTTCAAAAAATTTGTGCAAAAACATTACAAATTTCTGACATAGAAGAATTGAGAGATGGAATTGTAataattttgtgcaagttggaaaAGATATTTCCCCCATCATTTTTTACCATAATGGTTCATCTTTGTGTTCACCTACCCGATCAAGTGTTATTAGGTGGTCCAGTTGCTTCGAGATGGATGTTTGGGACATAACGCCATATGGGTTTGTACAAGAAATATGTGAGAAACATGTCTCGGCCTGATGGTTCAATAGCAGAAGCTTTTGTTGTAGATGAAGCTGTAACTTTCTTGTCAAGATATGTTTCTAACATAGAGACAAGATTCACAAGACCCGAGCGTAATTGGGATATACCTTCTCCAAATCATAAGTTAGATGTTTTCAACTCCAATGTTCGTCCATTAGGGGCATCTACTATCAAATTGCTTCAAAATTGGAGACAATTCGTTCAATGGTATATATTGAACAATTCTGTAGATGATATCCAAGATTTTATCGAGTAAGTaacaatttattttattcttCTAAATTATCTCAACAAAATATCATTTACTTATTCATAGAAATGAATTTGAATGTAGTGATCATATAAAGTTGTTGGAAGAAAAAGGTCTTTCAGATTCAGAAGTTGCCTTAGAGCACAAAGAACAATTTCCTTCTTGGTTTAAGAATAAAGTAAGAGATTATCATTAATGGTTTCTTACTAAATTCTTAAGTTGTGACATCATTCATCATAATTCAAATTCTTTCATACTACAGGTGTATCAAATGCGAGTTCAAAAATCACCTCTTGCCAATGATGATTTGTACtctttatctcaaggtccacttGAACGGTACAACACCTACCAAAGTTGTATTGTAAATGGTGTTCGATTTTGATGTAAAGAGCGTGACGATACTATTAAGACACAATGTTCTAGAATTTGCACTGAAGGTGATCATGACAATATTAATATCCTATACTATGGTGTCTTGATTGAGATTTTGCAGTTGTCATTCGTTTTAGATCGGAAGGTGTTCTTATTTCGTTGCAAGTGGTATAACTCTAATCCAAAAGGTAGATCAATTGTTGTGGATCATAATTTGACTTCCATCAATACATCTACTGATTGGTATTCTAATGAACCATTTATCTTGGCAACTCAAGCACAACAAGTTTTCTATTTGCTTGATATGAAGCGTGGTTCAAATTGGCGAATTGTTCAAAAAGTAAATCATTGATCTATTTATGACATTCCTGAAATTATGGAAGAGACAATAAATAATGATGTGTTTCAAGAAGAAGAATCATTTCAATTGCCACCTTTTCAACCAACTGAGGATTTCATTGAAAGTTCGTCTTTAGTTTGATTAGATGTTCCTTCTGTAACTCTTTCAGACCAACTAGTTGTTGATTTATTTTTAAACCAAAATCAAAATGTTGACAAGGATAGTGACTTAGATGAAGATTTTGATGAAggaaatatattctctaataatGAAACATTTCTCTCAAGTGATGACACCAAGAGTTATACAGAATCAGAATGTGATGATGATGCAGATTCTTAATTCATAGTTAGTCATCTTGTCATTGATCAGTTAGTGCCTCGTGAAATTTGTCTACAAATGTTCTTCCCCAACTAGCCAAGCACCTTGtacacaaacaaaaatacaagtacaGAAACTAAGGTTTGCAAAAGCTAAGATGAAACAAGATATCCAGATTCTTAATTCATAGTTAGTTTCTTAatatttgtaaatatttatttactaatcattttctttgttttatttcaCAGAATTTTAGTCATGGCACCTGGTCGTCGCACCACTCGATCTACTGCTCAAAGTCAACAAGTTGAACCAGTCATTGATCCTCCTGCTCCACCTTCACAAGTTGTTCGTACTACTCGGTTGAGTATAGAGAATCAACAAGTTGAACCAGTCATTGATCCTCCTGCTCCACCTACACAAGTTATTCGCACTACTCGGTCGAGTTTAGAGAATCAACAAGTTTGTCGCACCACTCGATCTACGGTACTCATTCAACGACCTAGAACCACCGCACAATCTAATGTAGAGAGAGAACACCCTCAAGGCTCCACACACCCTACTGTACAGGGTGAACAAGTCAATGTGATGACCCATTTTGATACCGAAGACGATAATCAATCTTCCCAAGTTCCATCAGGTAACTTTAATGTCTTTCATGTTcatttctttaaatttctatgtaTTTTAATTAAGATTATATTGTATTGTAGGACAAACATCTTCCTTTAAGCCACGTGGAGTTACTCGCAGCTTGACAACTACAACTATAGCTAAGGCATCATCAACTGGAAAAGTGTCAATGATTTTTAATGCGGAGTGTCGTCAACCAATTTGTACTAATGCCGAGAAATTTAATAATGAGATTGGATTCATTATTCGGAATCATGGTACATTTCATTATAAAGAGTGGAGAATGGTCCCAGAAGATGTGAGAGCTCCATTGCGACACTATCTTTTGGTAAGTCATTTCACAATATTGcatttatatttgtaatatttataattaatattgttttatgttataggaACATTTTGACATCAACTTGAATGATGAGACAGCTAAAAAATGCATTGATGAGCAAATGAGAAAAGCTTGGAAGGGTCATAAGTACAAGCTGCACTTATATTTCAAAGAAATTGGAGGAGAAAATGATCTTGAGATGGCCAAGAGCAAACGTCATCCAGACTTAAAAGAAGAACATCAAGAAGATTGGATGATTTTGTGTGATCGTTGGTGTTCTCCTGAATTTAAGGTAACATTTTTTATCATAATATTGCTATTATGATAGGAACAAGAGACCCGACATACTATTTACATATTACTATTGTTCTTAACATCTATCTTTTTGCTATTTTTTCTGTTTTATTGAATTTATATTGTTGTATGTTTCCATGATTGTACACAAATGTCGAAATACTGCTTAattttgaaatattgtattggcTATAGATGACCTCTTTGTTGAAATTTCTGTCTTTCTTTGACTGTGATACCCAATCAGTTGTTGTGTCTATTTCATTTTGGTTGTGGGAATGAAGTGTTTTTTACTATGTAGTTGATGTAGTTAAGGTGTTTGGttaaatgtttgaatgaaaaAATGAAAGCTAATGTTATTGTTTTGGCATCATCTACTCTTTCTAGTATTTGGCCCTACATAAACAACATCTACTATTTCTAGTATTTTGTTTTGTCTTTGATTTACATATTTTAGTGTTAAACTGTTCaataaagtttgtaata
It encodes the following:
- the LOC133799558 gene encoding uncharacterized protein LOC133799558, which encodes MRGARLAATSMILSLAAPKEVEDDGLFDTEDNVEDSDQSDDLAAGLHEAIGSKYFDIGPTSDFNDESPLNVDDKYDALFESLHKPLYNNCKGFSVLSATVKLMNLKVLNKWTDKSFDGLLECLREILLEGNQCPGNYYQTRKFLCEVGLGYEQIDVCQYDCALFYGKNANAVSCPVRKNEVRILRHPADGDAWKHFDNVYPDFAADSRSVRMGLASDGFNPFSNMTSTYSLWPVILISYNMPPWASPNGTNYLMSLLIPSPKSLGKDYDVFLMPLIEELKELWDGVNAYDLYGQCMFKLRVAVLWTISDFPAYAYLSGWSTAGKLACPVCLEDTRSRRITDKQCFMGHRCYLKINHSWRKSKEYDGSTELRGPPRTFTGDDILKQLDEIPIHTPGKAQSNSSRKRKRGEKELNWCKRSVLFELPYWSKLLLRHNLDVMHIEKNVCDNIIGTLLDIEGKSKDTLKARKDLQNLNIREELWLKKDLSNNKLEKPYASYTLTREECKDFCKFIQSVRLPDGYASNISRCVTDNDKLGGMKTHDCHVLLHKILPAALLPFLTDNIRGTLIELCQFFQKICAKTLQISDIEELRDGIVIILCKLEKIFPPSFFTIMVHLCVHLPDQVLLGGPVASRWMFGT
- the LOC133799559 gene encoding uncharacterized protein LOC133799559, which encodes MAPGRRTTRSTAQSQQVEPVIDPPAPPSQVVRTTRLSIENQQVEPVIDPPAPPTQVIRTTRSSLENQQVCRTTRSTVLIQRPRTTAQSNVEREHPQGSTHPTVQGEQVNVMTHFDTEDDNQSSQVPSGQTSSFKPRGVTRSLTTTTIAKASSTGKVSMIFNAECHWIHYSESWYISL